A section of the Epinephelus moara isolate mb chromosome 3, YSFRI_EMoa_1.0, whole genome shotgun sequence genome encodes:
- the slbp2 gene encoding stem-loop binding protein 2 isoform X1, with amino-acid sequence MSTSRVETAAHSPLLSSSLCFSPWSCVCVKGWSATMWNGLPDPLLTAANSSRCSAPEPWLLPGCSSVFDSLVSNTSPTPSPPAASGLRGRERAASNKPRRPSILERCILKVSTSSVAVGTEDLDNKRPPLGRCYPRLPDPANTETNAAVLKRRQKQIQYGKNTSGYQNYLQQVPKHMRDAKFHPSTPNKYRKYSRRSWDMQVRLWRRALHLWDPPSESQPDATDTHDPVEQLQSQLAKMTSDLCEDGGDKQREKETPEASKASSVSPLSAVMSLELPGSWNVPLSPEAEMNLRTLRSPPGLGQLTNDNNNMTDWLRLLLEADNDQGEVTDFGSDDQQVPVFSDQLFWNPY; translated from the exons CTTGTGTTTCAGCCCGTGgtcgtgtgtctgtgtgaagggCTGGTCAGCCACCATGTGGAACGGCCTCCCCGACCCACTGCTGACTGCTGCCAACTCCTCCAGATGCTCCGCCCCCGAACCATGGCTCCTCCCCGGCTGCAGCTCTGTCTTCGACAGCCTGGTCAG TAACACGTCTCCGACCCCGTCTCCTCCTGCTGCCAGCGGCCTGAGAGGACGAGAGCGAGCTGCCAGCAACAAACCTCGAAG GCCGTCCATCCTGGAGCGATGTATCCTCAAAGTGTCCACCAGCAGTGTCGCTGTGGGGACAGAAGATCTGGACAACAAGCG GCCCCCTCTTGGCCGCTGCTACCCCCGCCTCCCGGACCCGGCCAACACCGAGACCAACGCTGCGGTTCTGAAGCGGCGGCAGAAACAGATCCAGTACGGCAAAAACACCAGCGGCTACCAGAACTACCTGCAGCAAGTCCCCAA acacATGAGGGACGCCAAATTCCACCCATCCACCCCCAACAAGTACAGGAAGTACAGCCGACGCTCCTGGGACATGCAGGTGCGTCTGTGGAGGCGAGCGCTGCACCTTTGGGACCCTCCGTCTGAGAGCCAGCCAGACGCCACCGACACACATGACCCAGTGGAGCAACT GCAGAGCCAGCTGGCGAAGATGACCTCCGACCTGTGTGAGGACGGAGGAGAcaagcagagagagaaggagactcCAGAAGCCTCTAAAgcctcctctgtgtctcctctgtCGGCTGTGATGTCGCTGGAGCTGCCTGGATCCTGGAACGTCCCGCTGTCACCG gagGCTGAGATGAACCTCAGGACTCTGCGCTCTCCTCCCGGCCTCGGTCAGCTGAccaacgacaacaacaacatgactgACTGGCTCCGCCTTCTGCTGGAGGCTGACAACGACCAAGGTGAGGTCACAG ATTTCGGCTCCGATGACCAGCAGGTTCCTGTGTTTTCCGACCAGCTCTTTTGGAACCCGTACTGA
- the slbp2 gene encoding stem-loop binding protein 2 isoform X2, with translation MSTSRVETAAHSPLLSSSLCFSPWSCVCVKGWSATMWNGLPDPLLTAANSSRCSAPEPWLLPGCSSVFDSLVSNTSPTPSPPAASGLRGRERAASNKPRRPSILERCILKVSTSSVAVGTEDLDNKRPPLGRCYPRLPDPANTETNAAVLKRRQKQIQYGKNTSGYQNYLQQVPKHMRDAKFHPSTPNKYRKYSRRSWDMQVRLWRRALHLWDPPSESQPDATDTHDPVEQLQSQLAKMTSDLCEDGGDKQREKETPEASKASSVSPLSAVMSLELPGSWNVPLSPEAEMNLRTLRSPPGLGQLTNDNNNMTDWLRLLLEADNDQDFGSDDQQVPVFSDQLFWNPY, from the exons CTTGTGTTTCAGCCCGTGgtcgtgtgtctgtgtgaagggCTGGTCAGCCACCATGTGGAACGGCCTCCCCGACCCACTGCTGACTGCTGCCAACTCCTCCAGATGCTCCGCCCCCGAACCATGGCTCCTCCCCGGCTGCAGCTCTGTCTTCGACAGCCTGGTCAG TAACACGTCTCCGACCCCGTCTCCTCCTGCTGCCAGCGGCCTGAGAGGACGAGAGCGAGCTGCCAGCAACAAACCTCGAAG GCCGTCCATCCTGGAGCGATGTATCCTCAAAGTGTCCACCAGCAGTGTCGCTGTGGGGACAGAAGATCTGGACAACAAGCG GCCCCCTCTTGGCCGCTGCTACCCCCGCCTCCCGGACCCGGCCAACACCGAGACCAACGCTGCGGTTCTGAAGCGGCGGCAGAAACAGATCCAGTACGGCAAAAACACCAGCGGCTACCAGAACTACCTGCAGCAAGTCCCCAA acacATGAGGGACGCCAAATTCCACCCATCCACCCCCAACAAGTACAGGAAGTACAGCCGACGCTCCTGGGACATGCAGGTGCGTCTGTGGAGGCGAGCGCTGCACCTTTGGGACCCTCCGTCTGAGAGCCAGCCAGACGCCACCGACACACATGACCCAGTGGAGCAACT GCAGAGCCAGCTGGCGAAGATGACCTCCGACCTGTGTGAGGACGGAGGAGAcaagcagagagagaaggagactcCAGAAGCCTCTAAAgcctcctctgtgtctcctctgtCGGCTGTGATGTCGCTGGAGCTGCCTGGATCCTGGAACGTCCCGCTGTCACCG gagGCTGAGATGAACCTCAGGACTCTGCGCTCTCCTCCCGGCCTCGGTCAGCTGAccaacgacaacaacaacatgactgACTGGCTCCGCCTTCTGCTGGAGGCTGACAACGACCAAG ATTTCGGCTCCGATGACCAGCAGGTTCCTGTGTTTTCCGACCAGCTCTTTTGGAACCCGTACTGA
- the slbp2 gene encoding stem-loop binding protein 2 isoform X3, with amino-acid sequence MWNGLPDPLLTAANSSRCSAPEPWLLPGCSSVFDSLVSNTSPTPSPPAASGLRGRERAASNKPRRPSILERCILKVSTSSVAVGTEDLDNKRPPLGRCYPRLPDPANTETNAAVLKRRQKQIQYGKNTSGYQNYLQQVPKHMRDAKFHPSTPNKYRKYSRRSWDMQVRLWRRALHLWDPPSESQPDATDTHDPVEQLQSQLAKMTSDLCEDGGDKQREKETPEASKASSVSPLSAVMSLELPGSWNVPLSPEAEMNLRTLRSPPGLGQLTNDNNNMTDWLRLLLEADNDQGEVTDFGSDDQQVPVFSDQLFWNPY; translated from the exons ATGTGGAACGGCCTCCCCGACCCACTGCTGACTGCTGCCAACTCCTCCAGATGCTCCGCCCCCGAACCATGGCTCCTCCCCGGCTGCAGCTCTGTCTTCGACAGCCTGGTCAG TAACACGTCTCCGACCCCGTCTCCTCCTGCTGCCAGCGGCCTGAGAGGACGAGAGCGAGCTGCCAGCAACAAACCTCGAAG GCCGTCCATCCTGGAGCGATGTATCCTCAAAGTGTCCACCAGCAGTGTCGCTGTGGGGACAGAAGATCTGGACAACAAGCG GCCCCCTCTTGGCCGCTGCTACCCCCGCCTCCCGGACCCGGCCAACACCGAGACCAACGCTGCGGTTCTGAAGCGGCGGCAGAAACAGATCCAGTACGGCAAAAACACCAGCGGCTACCAGAACTACCTGCAGCAAGTCCCCAA acacATGAGGGACGCCAAATTCCACCCATCCACCCCCAACAAGTACAGGAAGTACAGCCGACGCTCCTGGGACATGCAGGTGCGTCTGTGGAGGCGAGCGCTGCACCTTTGGGACCCTCCGTCTGAGAGCCAGCCAGACGCCACCGACACACATGACCCAGTGGAGCAACT GCAGAGCCAGCTGGCGAAGATGACCTCCGACCTGTGTGAGGACGGAGGAGAcaagcagagagagaaggagactcCAGAAGCCTCTAAAgcctcctctgtgtctcctctgtCGGCTGTGATGTCGCTGGAGCTGCCTGGATCCTGGAACGTCCCGCTGTCACCG gagGCTGAGATGAACCTCAGGACTCTGCGCTCTCCTCCCGGCCTCGGTCAGCTGAccaacgacaacaacaacatgactgACTGGCTCCGCCTTCTGCTGGAGGCTGACAACGACCAAGGTGAGGTCACAG ATTTCGGCTCCGATGACCAGCAGGTTCCTGTGTTTTCCGACCAGCTCTTTTGGAACCCGTACTGA